TTTTTGATTCATTAAATACACCTCATTATGATACAGTCGATTTTTTGATTCATTTTCCAGATGAACCTATTGAGGGGCTTACAACGTATTCTTTCATAGCTCATGGTTCACCTAAGTTCTGGTATGTTTTTAATTCCGGATATGAATGGGTTCACATGGCAGATTTCAGATTCATATTAAGTTCTGAGAATTTATCAGCAGGTGATACAATACCTATTGTTCAAGGAAATAGTCCTCGTATCGGCGGCATACATTTTTCTTTTAGAGATGCGACTTTTTCAATCCATCCGAAATTCATCACCGGCGCCATCGCCATAGTCCCCGATGGCTATTAACATCTCACCGGATATTAGCAGGGCAGTCCGCCGCGGCGAATGACTCTTGTCATTTGCTTAGATATTTCTTTTCAAATTCACCACAGTTGCGCCCCAGCCGCCGCCGGAACCCTCCTCATGAAAAAAATCAATTACGGCGGGATGTTTTTGCAGGATGCCGCGAACTATTGCTCTTAATGTACCGGTCCCTTTGCCATGGATAATTCTAATCTGATAAATGCCCTCATCAAGGCAGGCGTCAATGTAATCGGGAACCAGCCGCTTTATTTCTTTTGGCGGAAATGTATGCAAATCGAGGGTGCCATCGATAGGCAGTTCAATCGGCTCGTCATGGTTTTCACACATAATGGATAAATATATAATTTAATCGCCATTATCAATGAAAAATCCTCCGGAATCAGGGAACGAATCGAAGGATTTTATTAATACAAGTCTTTCTGTGGTTGGCGTACGTCCTTGCGCGCCAACAATCTGATTCTATTTATTTTCATCATCATCCGAGGTCTTATCCTCCCAAGGGTGCAAATCGGGATATAATGACCAGGATTCTGATAATATTTCTTTTTCGTTTTGCCTGTTTTTTTCAAGTAAATACTCAATCACTCTATTTTTCATATGCATCTCCTTTTTGATTATAAATACATACAAAAAGAGGGCCGCATCGCCAGATTTATCATAGCTGCAATTAACTTATTATATTATAAGGTGCTGCATCATCATTCCCGATTATTATCAATTATCCCAAAGCAACTTTTTGTGCATGTATATGCATAATATAATATAGATGAAAAGAATTGTGCATACTGTTTGTTTCGTCGGGCTGCATCAATCGGCCGCTTGGTTTAGCAATTGATTATTAGCCGTATCGTTATCTATTATAGACATTATGCCAAGAAACAATAAAAGCGATTTTCCTTGAAAATATGTAATAATACTATTATATAATAATGTAATATAATATGCTCCATCTCAGAAAACGATATATTTTGAGAAAGGAGATTATTAACAGGATAAAACGATGTTAGCCTTTGCGTTTATCACATATCAAGGTAATTCTCTCAATCTAAATAACATACGGAAAATGAACTTATTTATAAGGAAGATTGCATTTATTTGCATTTCCTTAAAATGTCGGTCAAATAATTTGACGAAACGAGGTGATTAGATGTTTTAATTGAAATATCAAAAACCAAATTATTAAATAAACATTAATGAACAATGAATTAAATGCACTGCGGAACAATATAATAAACGATATTCAGGAGAAGTAATTTATGAGTTCAAAATATAATTATGAGG
This sequence is a window from Candidatus Zixiibacteriota bacterium. Protein-coding genes within it:
- a CDS encoding Smr/MutS family protein → MCENHDEPIELPIDGTLDLHTFPPKEIKRLVPDYIDACLDEGIYQIRIIHGKGTGTLRAIVRGILQKHPAVIDFFHEEGSGGGWGATVVNLKRNI